The proteins below come from a single Motilibacter peucedani genomic window:
- the gabT gene encoding 4-aminobutyrate--2-oxoglutarate transaminase, translating to MTDTTTALPPTRLPQERRLVTDLPGPASQQLAERRAAAVTAAVGSTMPVYAADADGGVVVDVDGNSLIDLGSGIAVTSVGNANPAVVEAVREAVGHFTHTCFMITPYSGYVEVCERLNALTPGDFAKKSALFNSGAEAVENAVKVARRATGRSAIVVLDHAYHGRTNLTMALTAKNMPYKAGFGPFAPDVYRVPGSYPFRDPEGMTGAQAAARAIRQIEVQVGAGEVAGVLVEPIQGEGGFVDPAPGFLPALAQWCRDNGALFIADEVQTGFCRTGDWFASHHEGVEPDLVVTAKGMAGGLPLAGVTGRAELMDAVHKGGLGGTYGGNPVACAASLAAMDVMASADLAGAAKRIEEAVVPRLRALQDKSDRIGDVRGRGAMLALELVKPGTSEPDSAAAAAIAAACHAQGVIVLTAGSFSNVVRLLPPLVIPADLLDEGLGVLEDAILGYAG from the coding sequence ATGACCGACACGACCACCGCACTGCCCCCGACCCGGCTGCCCCAGGAGCGCCGCCTCGTCACCGACCTGCCCGGACCGGCCTCGCAGCAGCTGGCCGAGCGGCGGGCGGCTGCCGTGACGGCCGCGGTCGGCTCGACCATGCCGGTCTACGCGGCCGACGCCGACGGCGGTGTCGTGGTCGACGTCGACGGCAACTCGCTGATCGACCTGGGCTCCGGTATCGCGGTCACCAGCGTGGGCAACGCGAACCCCGCGGTCGTCGAGGCCGTGCGCGAGGCGGTCGGCCACTTCACCCACACCTGCTTCATGATCACGCCCTACAGCGGCTACGTCGAGGTGTGCGAGCGGCTCAACGCCCTGACACCGGGCGACTTCGCGAAGAAGTCGGCGCTCTTCAACTCGGGCGCGGAGGCCGTGGAGAACGCGGTCAAGGTGGCCCGCCGGGCGACCGGTCGCAGCGCGATCGTGGTGCTCGACCACGCGTACCACGGCCGCACGAACCTCACGATGGCGCTCACCGCGAAGAACATGCCCTACAAGGCAGGCTTCGGGCCGTTCGCCCCCGACGTCTACCGCGTACCCGGCTCCTACCCGTTCCGCGACCCCGAGGGCATGACCGGCGCCCAGGCCGCGGCTCGCGCGATCCGGCAGATCGAGGTGCAGGTCGGCGCAGGCGAGGTCGCCGGCGTCCTGGTGGAGCCGATCCAGGGCGAGGGCGGCTTCGTCGACCCCGCTCCCGGCTTCCTGCCCGCGCTCGCCCAGTGGTGCCGCGACAACGGCGCGCTGTTCATCGCCGACGAGGTGCAGACCGGCTTCTGCCGCACTGGCGACTGGTTCGCCTCCCACCACGAGGGCGTCGAGCCCGACCTCGTCGTGACCGCCAAGGGCATGGCCGGTGGGCTCCCGCTCGCCGGCGTCACGGGTCGCGCCGAGCTCATGGACGCCGTGCACAAGGGCGGGCTCGGCGGCACCTACGGCGGCAACCCGGTCGCCTGCGCGGCCTCCCTCGCGGCCATGGACGTCATGGCGTCCGCCGACCTCGCCGGTGCCGCCAAGCGCATCGAGGAGGCGGTGGTCCCCCGCCTGCGCGCGCTGCAGGACAAGAGCGACCGGATCGGCGACGTACGCGGCCGTGGCGCCATGCTGGCGCTGGAGCTCGTCAAGCCCGGTACGTCCGAGCCCGACTCCGCCGCCGCTGCCGCGATCGCCGCGGCGTGCCACGCGCAGGGCGTCATCGTGCTGACTGCCGGCAGCTTCAGCAACGTCGTACGCCTGCTGCCTCCCCTCGTCATCCCCGCCGACCTGCTCGACGAGGGCCTCGGCGTGCTGGAGGACGCGATCCTCGGCTACGCGGGCTGA
- a CDS encoding aldehyde dehydrogenase family protein, whose product MTSTPYWVAGKATTSGEELAVTHPYDGSQVGTTSWATADDVERAVAAAAAVSDSFAKAPAHVRAAALDHVSRRIAERADEIAALITAENGKPMKWARGEVARAVSTFRWGAEEARRFSGTLQRLDTDAGGEGRMAVVRRVTYGPVLAISPFNFPLNLVAHKVAPALAVGAPVVVKPAPATPLTALLLGEILAETDLPEGSWSVLPVPNDQMDPLVQDPRLPVVSFTGSGPVGWSILDRVPRKHVTLELGGNAAVVVCADTTGAELDRAASRIATFAMYQAGQSCISVQRVYADASVYDELTAKVVAASEALVTGDPRDEKTDVGPVIDERAAERIESWVSDAVGAGARLLTGGTRDGATVAPTVLADVPDEAKVSCEEVFGPVVVLAPVGSVDEAFERVNASRYGLQAGVFTRDLGIAFRAGVELEVGGVVVGDVPSFRADQMPYGGAKESGVGREGVAAAMADLTYERVTVLTGISV is encoded by the coding sequence ATGACGTCGACGCCGTACTGGGTTGCAGGCAAGGCCACCACGAGCGGTGAGGAGCTGGCCGTCACCCATCCCTACGACGGCTCGCAGGTCGGCACCACGAGCTGGGCCACCGCCGACGACGTCGAGCGGGCCGTGGCCGCCGCCGCCGCGGTCAGCGACTCGTTCGCGAAGGCGCCCGCCCACGTGCGCGCCGCCGCCCTGGACCACGTCTCGCGCCGGATCGCCGAGCGCGCGGACGAGATCGCGGCGCTGATCACGGCCGAGAACGGCAAGCCGATGAAGTGGGCGCGCGGCGAGGTGGCGCGCGCGGTCTCGACGTTCCGCTGGGGCGCTGAGGAGGCGCGCCGCTTCTCCGGCACCCTCCAGCGGCTCGACACCGACGCCGGCGGCGAGGGCCGCATGGCCGTCGTGCGCCGGGTGACCTACGGCCCGGTCCTCGCCATCAGCCCGTTCAACTTCCCGCTCAACCTCGTGGCCCACAAGGTCGCGCCCGCACTGGCCGTCGGCGCGCCCGTCGTCGTCAAGCCGGCTCCCGCGACCCCGCTGACCGCGCTGCTGCTGGGCGAGATCCTCGCCGAGACCGACCTCCCCGAGGGTTCATGGTCGGTGCTGCCCGTGCCCAACGACCAGATGGACCCGCTGGTACAGGACCCGCGCCTGCCCGTCGTCTCGTTCACCGGCTCCGGTCCGGTGGGCTGGTCGATCCTGGACCGGGTGCCCCGCAAGCACGTGACGCTCGAGCTGGGCGGCAACGCCGCGGTCGTCGTGTGCGCCGACACCACGGGCGCCGAGCTCGACCGGGCGGCCTCGCGGATCGCGACGTTCGCGATGTACCAGGCCGGACAGTCGTGCATCTCGGTGCAGCGCGTCTACGCGGACGCCTCGGTCTACGACGAGCTCACCGCGAAGGTCGTCGCCGCCAGCGAGGCGCTGGTCACCGGCGACCCGCGCGACGAGAAGACCGACGTCGGGCCCGTGATCGACGAGCGCGCCGCCGAGCGCATCGAGAGCTGGGTCTCCGACGCGGTGGGCGCCGGCGCGCGGCTGCTGACGGGGGGTACGCGGGACGGCGCCACCGTCGCGCCGACCGTGCTCGCCGACGTGCCCGACGAGGCGAAGGTCTCGTGCGAGGAGGTCTTCGGCCCGGTCGTGGTGCTCGCGCCCGTCGGCTCGGTCGACGAGGCGTTCGAGCGCGTCAACGCCTCGCGCTACGGGCTGCAGGCCGGCGTCTTCACCCGCGACCTCGGCATCGCGTTCCGCGCCGGCGTCGAGCTCGAGGTCGGCGGCGTCGTGGTCGGAGACGTGCCGAGCTTCCGCGCCGACCAGATGCCCTACGGCGGCGCCAAGGAGTCCGGCGTCGGGCGCGAGGGAGTCGCCGCCGCGATGGCCGACCTGACCTACGAGCGCGTCACCGTGCTCACCGGCATCAGCGTCTGA
- the yidD gene encoding membrane protein insertion efficiency factor YidD, with the protein MVWVNWGGRRPPRGYGSYGPFGGYGRGGYGRGGGYYGRGGGGCLRDVFLLETGCCLAEMLGCGPQLLLVAPAAVSLLRAPAARGTGGTSRAERLIRLYQSRISTRRERPCCRMTPSCSEFAIEALHTHGTLHGVRLTAGRILRCRPGGTSGYDPVPPARA; encoded by the coding sequence ATGGTCTGGGTGAACTGGGGCGGTCGCCGCCCCCCGCGCGGCTACGGCTCCTACGGCCCGTTCGGCGGCTACGGACGCGGTGGCTACGGACGCGGCGGCGGCTACTACGGGCGCGGCGGCGGCGGCTGCCTGCGCGACGTCTTCCTGCTCGAGACCGGCTGCTGCCTGGCCGAGATGCTCGGCTGCGGTCCGCAGCTCCTGCTCGTGGCCCCCGCCGCGGTGTCCCTCCTGCGGGCGCCCGCGGCGCGCGGCACCGGGGGCACGTCGCGGGCCGAGCGGCTCATCCGGCTCTACCAGTCGCGGATCAGCACCCGGCGGGAGAGGCCGTGCTGCCGCATGACCCCGTCGTGCTCGGAGTTCGCGATAGAGGCGCTGCACACGCACGGCACCCTGCACGGCGTACGCCTCACCGCCGGCCGCATCCTGCGCTGCCGTCCGGGCGGCACCAGCGGCTACGACCCTGTCCCGCCTGCTCGCGCCTGA
- a CDS encoding nicotinate phosphoribosyltransferase → MRRVPRVIDASTALLTDHYEITMLQAALRSGTAHRRAVFEVFARRLPDGRRYGVVAGTGRLLDAVENFRFGPDELASLAKAGIDRPTIDWLADYRFTGSVDGYAEGETYVPNSPLLTVEASFAEAVLLETLVLSILNFDSAVAAAASRMTCASSGRPCIEMGSRRAHEQAAVAAARAAYVAGFAATSNLEAARRHGIPSTGTSAHAFTLLHDTEEQAFAAQVAALGPGTTLLVDTYDVAQGVRNAVAAAGRALGAVRLDSGDLVTQARETRALLDELGADQTRIIVTSDLDEYAIAGLAAAPVDGYGVGTSLVTGSGAPTAGLVYKLVAREDSSGELRPVEKRSLNKTSRGGRKWAARRYGDDGHTSEEVVGIGYDVPAGETGRPLLVPLVRGGEVVGREPLADARDRHARSLAELPVEAHALSRGEPALPTTFE, encoded by the coding sequence ATGCGTAGGGTGCCCAGAGTGATCGACGCCTCGACCGCGCTGCTGACCGACCACTACGAGATCACCATGCTCCAGGCGGCGCTGCGCTCCGGCACGGCCCACCGGCGGGCGGTCTTCGAGGTGTTCGCCCGCCGTCTGCCTGACGGCCGCCGCTACGGCGTGGTCGCGGGCACCGGGCGCCTGCTCGACGCCGTCGAGAACTTCCGGTTCGGGCCCGACGAGCTCGCGTCGCTGGCCAAGGCGGGCATCGACCGGCCCACGATCGACTGGCTCGCGGACTACCGCTTCACCGGCTCCGTCGACGGCTACGCCGAGGGCGAGACCTACGTGCCGAACTCCCCGCTGCTGACGGTGGAGGCGAGCTTCGCCGAGGCGGTGCTGCTCGAGACCCTCGTGCTGAGCATCCTCAACTTCGACTCCGCGGTCGCCGCGGCCGCCAGCCGCATGACGTGCGCCTCGTCGGGGCGGCCCTGCATCGAGATGGGCTCGCGCCGGGCGCACGAGCAGGCCGCAGTGGCCGCGGCGCGGGCTGCCTACGTCGCCGGGTTCGCCGCCACCTCCAACCTCGAAGCCGCCCGCCGGCACGGCATCCCGTCGACAGGCACGAGCGCGCACGCCTTCACCCTGCTGCACGACACCGAGGAGCAGGCCTTCGCGGCGCAGGTCGCTGCGCTCGGGCCGGGCACGACGCTGCTGGTCGACACCTACGACGTGGCCCAGGGCGTGCGCAACGCGGTCGCTGCCGCCGGCCGGGCGCTCGGGGCGGTGCGCCTCGACTCGGGCGACCTGGTGACCCAGGCGCGCGAGACGCGGGCGCTGCTCGACGAGCTCGGCGCGGACCAGACCCGCATCATCGTGACGAGCGACCTCGACGAGTACGCGATCGCCGGCCTCGCTGCCGCGCCGGTCGACGGCTACGGCGTGGGCACCTCGCTGGTCACCGGCTCGGGCGCGCCGACGGCTGGCCTGGTCTACAAGCTCGTCGCGCGCGAGGACTCGAGCGGCGAGCTGCGCCCTGTCGAGAAGCGCTCGCTCAACAAGACCAGCCGAGGTGGTCGCAAGTGGGCAGCGCGGCGCTACGGCGACGACGGGCACACGAGCGAGGAGGTCGTGGGCATCGGCTACGACGTGCCGGCCGGCGAGACCGGCCGCCCGCTGCTGGTGCCGCTCGTACGCGGTGGCGAGGTCGTCGGCCGCGAGCCGCTCGCCGACGCACGCGACCGGCACGCCCGCTCGCTGGCCGAGCTGCCGGTCGAGGCGCACGCGCTCTCGCGCGGCGAGCCGGCGCTGCCGACGACCTTCGAGTGA
- the clpS gene encoding ATP-dependent Clp protease adapter ClpS, giving the protein MGVVSAAPVDAPTRPELDEDLSFVLDAPWVTIVWNDPVNLMSYVAWVFRHYFGYSKEKADKLMLDVHQEGRAAVSHGTREEMERDVEALHGFGLWATMQKDA; this is encoded by the coding sequence CTGGGCGTCGTGTCCGCCGCTCCCGTCGACGCGCCCACGCGCCCCGAGCTCGACGAGGACCTCTCGTTCGTGCTGGACGCGCCCTGGGTCACGATCGTCTGGAACGACCCGGTCAACCTGATGTCCTACGTGGCGTGGGTGTTCCGCCACTACTTCGGCTACTCGAAGGAAAAGGCCGACAAGCTCATGCTCGACGTGCACCAGGAGGGCCGGGCGGCCGTGTCGCACGGCACGCGCGAGGAGATGGAGCGCGACGTGGAGGCCCTGCACGGCTTCGGGCTCTGGGCGACGATGCAGAAGGACGCATGA
- a CDS encoding DUF2017 domain-containing protein, with protein sequence MSWPWFSRAPGGGVEVSLDADAARLLSGIFGEMLSLLEDSSSAPADPLAAQLGIGVATAPPEDPALARLLPDAYPEDPEAAAEFRRYTELGLRERKRAAARTVLAALDSPMPVRLQPDELLAWLTAFNDARLALGVRLDIEEDWTEQVAALDEDDPAAYSYAVYEYLTEMQERLVQAAGDPPPSPRAARA encoded by the coding sequence ATGAGCTGGCCGTGGTTCTCCCGCGCGCCCGGCGGCGGCGTGGAGGTCTCGCTCGACGCCGATGCCGCGCGGCTGCTGAGCGGGATCTTCGGCGAGATGCTCTCCCTGCTCGAGGACTCCTCGTCGGCGCCGGCCGACCCGCTGGCCGCCCAGCTGGGCATCGGCGTCGCGACCGCGCCGCCCGAGGACCCGGCGCTCGCGCGGCTGCTGCCCGACGCGTACCCGGAGGATCCCGAGGCGGCGGCGGAGTTCCGCCGCTACACCGAGCTGGGACTGCGCGAGCGCAAGCGGGCGGCGGCGCGTACGGTGCTCGCCGCTCTCGACTCCCCGATGCCCGTACGCCTGCAGCCCGACGAGCTGCTCGCGTGGCTCACCGCCTTCAACGACGCGCGGCTCGCGCTCGGCGTGCGGCTCGACATCGAGGAGGACTGGACCGAGCAGGTGGCAGCGCTCGACGAGGACGACCCGGCGGCGTACTCCTACGCGGTCTACGAGTACCTCACCGAGATGCAGGAGCGGCTGGTGCAGGCCGCCGGCGACCCGCCGCCCTCGCCGCGCGCAGCCCGCGCCTAG
- a CDS encoding Mov34/MPN/PAD-1 family protein, giving the protein MLELPRALHDAMVAHARRDHPDEACGVLAGPAGSDRPTRHVEMLNAARSPTFYEFDSMEQLQVWRAMDDADEEPVVIYHSHTATEAYPSRTDVSLAQEPSAHYVLVSTADPDTAVVRSYRIVDGEVTEEPVSVVE; this is encoded by the coding sequence GTGCTCGAACTCCCTCGCGCCCTGCACGACGCCATGGTCGCCCACGCCCGGCGAGACCACCCCGACGAGGCGTGCGGCGTGCTCGCCGGGCCTGCCGGCTCCGACCGGCCCACGCGTCACGTCGAGATGCTGAACGCAGCGCGCTCGCCCACGTTCTACGAGTTCGACTCGATGGAGCAGCTGCAGGTGTGGCGGGCCATGGACGACGCCGACGAGGAGCCGGTGGTGATCTACCACTCGCACACGGCGACCGAGGCCTACCCGTCGCGCACGGACGTCTCGCTCGCGCAGGAGCCCTCGGCGCACTACGTGCTCGTCTCGACCGCCGACCCCGACACCGCGGTCGTGCGCTCCTACCGGATCGTCGACGGCGAGGTCACCGAGGAGCCGGTCAGCGTCGTGGAGTGA
- a CDS encoding MoaD/ThiS family protein, translated as MAVEVRIPTILRTYTDGAKAVEGSGTTLDELIADLESRHPGLRDRLVEGDALRRFVNVYLNDEDVRFLGGLKASVDDGDSVTVLPAVAGG; from the coding sequence ATGGCGGTCGAGGTACGGATCCCGACGATCCTGCGGACCTACACCGACGGCGCAAAGGCCGTAGAGGGGTCTGGCACCACGCTCGACGAGCTCATCGCCGACCTGGAGAGCCGCCACCCCGGGCTGCGCGACCGCCTCGTCGAGGGCGACGCCCTGCGCCGCTTCGTCAACGTCTACCTCAACGACGAAGACGTCCGCTTCCTCGGCGGGCTCAAGGCCTCCGTGGACGACGGCGACAGCGTGACGGTCCTCCCGGCCGTCGCCGGCGGCTGA
- a CDS encoding PLP-dependent cysteine synthase family protein, translated as MRYDSLLDSVGRTPLVGLPRLSPSPSVRLWAKLEDRNPTGSVKDRPALAMVERAEAEGVLKPGMTILEPTSGNTGISLAMAAKLKGYNIVCVMPENTSAERSQLLRMWGAEILHSPAAGGSNEAVRVAKSLAAEHPDWVMLYQYGNPANAQSHYDTTGPELLEDLPTITHFVAGLGTTGTLMGVGRFLREKVPGVEIVAAEPRYGELVYGLRNLDEGFVPELYDASILTTRFSVGPRDALKRTRELLTQEGIFAGISTGAIVHAALGIARRCVKEGREADIALIVCDGGWKYLSTGAYEGDLDEAEESIEGSLWA; from the coding sequence GTGCGCTACGACTCCCTGCTCGACTCGGTCGGGCGTACCCCGCTCGTCGGGCTGCCGCGGCTCTCGCCGTCGCCGTCGGTGCGCCTGTGGGCCAAGCTCGAGGACCGCAACCCGACCGGCTCGGTCAAGGACCGGCCGGCGCTGGCGATGGTCGAGCGGGCCGAGGCCGAGGGCGTGCTCAAGCCGGGCATGACGATCCTCGAGCCCACCTCGGGCAACACGGGCATCTCGCTCGCCATGGCCGCGAAGCTCAAGGGCTACAACATCGTCTGCGTCATGCCGGAGAACACCTCGGCCGAGCGCTCGCAGCTGCTGCGGATGTGGGGCGCCGAGATCCTGCACTCGCCGGCGGCGGGCGGGTCCAACGAAGCGGTGCGGGTCGCGAAGTCGCTGGCGGCCGAGCACCCCGACTGGGTGATGCTGTACCAGTACGGCAACCCGGCGAACGCGCAGTCGCACTACGACACCACCGGGCCCGAGCTGCTCGAGGACCTGCCGACGATCACGCACTTCGTGGCCGGGCTCGGCACGACGGGGACGCTGATGGGCGTCGGGAGGTTCCTGCGCGAGAAGGTGCCGGGAGTCGAGATCGTGGCGGCCGAGCCGCGCTACGGCGAGCTGGTCTACGGGCTGCGCAACCTCGACGAGGGGTTCGTGCCCGAGCTCTACGACGCCTCGATCCTCACGACCCGCTTCTCGGTCGGGCCGCGCGACGCGCTGAAGCGGACGCGCGAGCTGCTGACCCAGGAGGGCATCTTCGCGGGCATCTCGACCGGCGCGATCGTCCACGCGGCTCTCGGCATCGCCCGCCGCTGCGTCAAGGAGGGCCGCGAGGCCGACATCGCCCTCATCGTCTGCGACGGCGGTTGGAAGTACCTCTCGACCGGCGCCTACGAGGGCGACCTCGACGAGGCCGAGGAGTCCATCGAGGGCTCCCTCTGGGCCTAG
- the murI gene encoding glutamate racemase yields the protein MADAPIGIFDSGVGGLTVARAVLDSLPHEQVLYMADTARQPYGPKPLAQVRAYALEVMDRLVAQGVKALVIACNSATAAVLGDARERYGVPVVEVIRPAVRRAVAATRNGHVGVIGTSATITSGAYEDAFAAAPHLKLTTQACPRFVELVEAGVTSGPEVLEVAHGYLDPMVAMGVDTIVLGCTHYPLLAGAIQYVVGESVTLVNSADETARDLYRVLNDKGLLRDGQLPPPRHVFLSTGDSTLFTELGRRFLGPEIEAA from the coding sequence GTGGCGGACGCACCCATCGGCATCTTCGACTCAGGCGTGGGCGGGCTGACGGTGGCGCGGGCCGTGCTCGACTCGCTGCCGCACGAGCAGGTGCTTTACATGGCCGACACGGCGCGCCAGCCCTACGGCCCGAAGCCGCTCGCGCAGGTGCGCGCCTACGCACTCGAGGTGATGGACCGCCTGGTCGCCCAGGGCGTGAAGGCGCTGGTCATCGCCTGCAACTCGGCCACCGCGGCGGTGCTGGGCGACGCGCGGGAGCGCTACGGCGTACCCGTCGTCGAGGTCATCCGCCCCGCCGTCCGCCGCGCGGTCGCGGCCACCCGCAACGGCCACGTCGGCGTCATCGGCACGTCGGCCACGATCACCAGCGGCGCCTACGAGGACGCCTTCGCCGCCGCGCCCCACCTCAAGCTCACGACCCAGGCCTGCCCCCGCTTCGTCGAGCTGGTCGAGGCCGGCGTCACGAGCGGGCCCGAGGTCCTCGAGGTCGCCCACGGCTACCTCGACCCGATGGTCGCCATGGGCGTCGACACGATCGTGCTGGGCTGCACGCACTACCCGCTGCTGGCGGGCGCGATCCAGTACGTCGTCGGCGAGTCGGTCACGCTGGTCAACTCCGCCGACGAGACGGCCCGCGACCTCTACCGCGTGCTCAACGACAAGGGCCTGCTGCGCGACGGGCAGCTGCCCCCGCCGCGCCACGTGTTCCTGTCCACCGGCGACTCGACGCTGTTCACCGAACTCGGCCGCCGGTTCCTCGGGCCGGAGATCGAGGCCGCGTGA